The Streptococcus toyakuensis genome has a window encoding:
- a CDS encoding sensor histidine kinase, which translates to MKKQAYIIIALTSILFVLFLSHSLLDILDFDWSIFLRDVEKTEKFVFLLLVFSMSMTCLLALFWRGIEEISLRKMQANLKRLLAGQEVVQVVEPDLDASFKSLSGKLNLLTEALQKAENQSLAQEEEIIEKERKRIARDLHDTVSQELFAAHMILSGVSQQSLKLDREKMQTQLQSVTAIVETAQKDLRVLLLHLRPVELEQKSLVEGIQILLKELEDKSDLRVSLKQNVTKLPKKIEEHIFRILQELISNTLRHAQASCLDVYLYQTDVELQLKVVDNGIGFQLGSLDELNYGLRNIKERVEDMAGTVQLLTAPKQGMAVDIRIPLLDNEL; encoded by the coding sequence ATGAAAAAACAAGCTTATATAATCATTGCTCTCACCTCCATACTGTTTGTCTTATTTCTGTCCCACAGCTTGCTGGACATCCTTGACTTTGACTGGTCTATTTTCTTGCGGGATGTCGAAAAAACAGAAAAATTTGTCTTTTTGTTGTTGGTGTTTAGCATGTCCATGACCTGTCTCTTAGCCTTATTTTGGCGAGGTATTGAAGAGATTTCTCTAAGAAAAATGCAGGCTAATCTCAAGCGTTTGTTGGCAGGGCAAGAAGTAGTTCAGGTTGTCGAACCAGATTTGGATGCCAGTTTCAAGTCCTTGTCAGGTAAACTTAACCTCTTGACAGAGGCTCTTCAAAAGGCTGAAAATCAGAGTCTTGCTCAGGAAGAGGAAATCATCGAGAAGGAACGGAAGCGGATTGCTAGGGATTTGCACGATACAGTCAGTCAGGAGTTGTTTGCGGCTCACATGATTTTGTCAGGTGTTAGCCAGCAGTCTTTGAAATTGGATAGAGAAAAGATGCAGACCCAGTTGCAGAGTGTCACAGCTATTGTAGAAACTGCCCAGAAGGATTTGCGGGTCTTGCTCTTGCATTTGAGACCAGTTGAGCTGGAGCAGAAGAGTCTGGTTGAGGGAATCCAAATTCTCTTAAAAGAGCTTGAGGATAAGAGTGATCTCAGAGTTAGTCTTAAGCAAAATGTGACGAAATTGCCTAAGAAAATCGAGGAGCATATCTTCCGTATCCTGCAAGAGTTGATTAGCAATACCCTCCGCCATGCCCAGGCATCTTGTTTGGATGTCTATCTCTATCAGACAGATGTTGAATTGCAACTGAAGGTAGTGGACAATGGAATTGGTTTCCAGTTAGGGAGCTTAGATGAGCTGAATTATGGACTCCGTAATATTAAGGAGCGGGTCGAAGATATGGCAGGGACGGTTCAGTTATTGACAGCTCCCAAGCAAGGGATGGCGGTTGATATCCGTATTCCCCTGTTAGATAATGAGTTATAA
- the lepB gene encoding signal peptidase I, whose protein sequence is MNSFKNFLKEWGLFLLILSLLALSRIFFWSNVRVEGHSMDPTLADGEILFVVKHLPIDRFDIVVAHEEDGNKDIVKRVIGMPGDTIRYENDKLYINDKETDEPYLADYIKRFKDDKLQSTYSGKGFEGNKGTFFRSIAEKAQAFTVDVNYNTNFSFTVPEGEYLLLGDDRLVSSDSRHVGTFKAKDITGEAKFRFWPITRIGTF, encoded by the coding sequence ATGAATTCATTTAAAAATTTCCTAAAAGAGTGGGGATTGTTCCTCCTGATTCTGTCATTACTAGCTTTGAGCCGTATCTTTTTTTGGAGTAATGTCCGCGTAGAAGGACATTCCATGGATCCGACCCTAGCGGATGGCGAAATCCTCTTTGTTGTCAAACACCTCCCTATTGACCGTTTTGATATCGTAGTGGCCCATGAGGAAGATGGCAATAAGGACATCGTCAAGCGAGTAATCGGAATGCCTGGCGATACCATCCGTTACGAAAATGATAAACTTTATATCAATGACAAAGAAACAGATGAACCTTACCTAGCTGACTATATCAAACGCTTCAAGGATGACAAACTCCAAAGCACCTACTCAGGCAAGGGATTTGAAGGAAATAAAGGTACTTTCTTTAGAAGTATCGCTGAAAAAGCTCAAGCCTTCACAGTTGATGTCAACTACAACACCAACTTTAGCTTTACTGTCCCAGAAGGAGAATACCTTCTCCTTGGAGATGACCGCTTGGTTTCGAGCGACAGCCGCCACGTAGGTACCTTCAAAGCAAAAGATATCACAGGGGAAGCTAAATTCCGCTTCTGGCCAATCACCCGTATCGGAACATTTTAA
- a CDS encoding ATP-dependent RecD-like DNA helicase — MEVYFSGTIERIIFENPSNFYRILLLEIDDTDAENFDDFEIIVTGTMADVIEGEDYTFWGQIVQHSKYGEQLQISRYERAKPTSKGLVKYFSSSHFKGIGLKTAQKIVDTYGDNTIDEILQHPEKLEGIAGLSAKNREAFVSTLRLNYGTEMVLAKLANYGIPNKLAFQIQDFYKEETLDVVENYPYQLVEDIKGLGFTIADQLAEELGIESQAPERFRAGLVHSLFQACMETGDTYVEARNLLEQTLTLLESSRPVELDPSQVAQELSYLIEEDKVQQIDTKIFDNSLFFAEEGIRSHLVRILEKGKQKSQDLETIQKHITTVEEELGIEYDSIQKQAICDAIQNKVFILTGGPGTGKTTVINGIIAVYALLEGLDLRKKSNLPILLAAPTGRAARRMNELTGLPSATIHRHLGMTGDDDTSHLEDYLDADFIIVDEFSMVDTWLANQLFSNISSNSKILIVGDSDQLPSVSPGQVLADLLHIPLIPQTRLEKIYRQSEESTIVTLASQIRQGILPADFTQKKADRSYFEIASGHIPATIEKILGAALRSGIPARDIQVLAPMYRGTAGIDAINQLMQDLLNPPQKDQLSFEAPQCHYRKGDKVIHLVNDAEINVFNGDLGAITDLIPGKYTESKQDEIVIDFDGNEVSYPRNEWYKIRLAYAMSIHKSQGSEFPVVILPITSASRRMLERNLIYTAITRAKSKLILLGELQAFDYATQHIGTARKTYLIERFSDLLENVEEKQPAVSETATSSTSEQSYILTEENWDSIPAMIGITDADLKEIFGK; from the coding sequence ATGGAAGTTTATTTTTCAGGAACCATTGAACGGATTATTTTTGAAAATCCCAGCAATTTTTATCGCATCCTCCTCCTAGAAATTGACGATACGGACGCAGAAAACTTTGATGATTTTGAAATCATTGTCACGGGCACCATGGCTGATGTGATTGAGGGAGAAGACTATACTTTTTGGGGACAAATTGTCCAGCACTCCAAGTATGGGGAGCAACTGCAAATCAGCCGGTATGAACGCGCAAAACCAACTAGCAAGGGTTTGGTTAAGTACTTTTCAAGTAGCCATTTCAAGGGAATTGGTCTCAAGACAGCTCAGAAAATCGTGGATACCTATGGCGACAATACCATTGACGAAATTTTGCAACACCCGGAAAAGCTAGAAGGCATCGCAGGACTATCTGCCAAAAATCGCGAGGCTTTCGTCTCCACTCTCCGTCTCAACTACGGAACGGAGATGGTTTTAGCCAAACTCGCCAACTACGGCATTCCCAATAAATTAGCCTTTCAGATTCAAGACTTTTACAAGGAAGAAACCCTTGATGTGGTTGAAAATTATCCCTACCAGCTGGTTGAGGATATTAAGGGTTTGGGATTTACCATTGCTGACCAATTAGCGGAAGAACTAGGCATCGAAAGTCAGGCTCCTGAACGCTTCCGTGCTGGTCTAGTTCACAGTCTTTTTCAGGCCTGTATGGAAACAGGGGACACCTATGTTGAAGCACGGAATTTGCTAGAACAAACCCTTACTCTCCTTGAGTCTTCCCGCCCCGTGGAACTGGACCCCAGCCAAGTGGCCCAAGAGCTCTCCTACCTGATCGAAGAAGACAAGGTTCAGCAGATTGATACCAAAATCTTTGATAATAGTCTCTTTTTCGCTGAGGAAGGCATCCGCAGTCACTTGGTTCGTATCCTTGAAAAAGGAAAACAGAAGAGCCAAGATTTAGAAACCATTCAAAAACATATCACTACTGTCGAGGAAGAGCTGGGAATTGAGTATGATAGCATTCAAAAACAAGCTATCTGTGATGCTATCCAGAATAAGGTCTTTATCCTGACAGGTGGACCTGGCACTGGTAAGACAACTGTTATCAATGGGATCATCGCTGTTTACGCCCTTTTAGAAGGACTTGACCTCAGGAAAAAAAGCAATCTGCCCATTCTTCTTGCTGCTCCAACTGGTCGAGCTGCTCGCCGCATGAATGAATTAACAGGCTTGCCAAGTGCGACCATACATCGTCACTTGGGAATGACAGGTGACGATGATACCAGTCATCTGGAAGATTATCTGGATGCCGACTTTATCATCGTAGATGAATTTTCTATGGTGGATACTTGGCTGGCAAATCAACTCTTCTCCAACATCTCTTCTAACAGTAAAATTCTCATCGTAGGTGACAGCGACCAGTTGCCTTCTGTCAGTCCTGGACAGGTTCTAGCGGATCTGCTTCATATTCCTTTGATTCCTCAGACTCGCTTGGAAAAAATTTACCGGCAAAGCGAAGAATCAACTATCGTCACCCTAGCTAGTCAGATTCGACAGGGCATCTTGCCAGCTGATTTCACCCAGAAAAAAGCTGACCGTTCCTACTTTGAAATTGCTAGTGGCCATATTCCAGCTACGATTGAAAAAATCTTAGGCGCTGCTCTCAGAAGTGGTATCCCTGCCCGTGATATCCAAGTTCTGGCTCCCATGTACCGAGGGACTGCAGGGATTGATGCCATCAATCAACTCATGCAAGACCTCCTGAACCCACCACAAAAAGATCAACTCAGTTTTGAAGCTCCCCAGTGTCACTATCGTAAGGGAGATAAGGTCATTCACTTAGTCAACGATGCTGAAATCAATGTCTTTAATGGAGATTTAGGAGCCATCACAGACCTGATTCCTGGTAAATACACCGAGTCGAAACAAGACGAGATTGTCATTGATTTTGACGGTAATGAAGTCTCTTACCCCCGTAACGAATGGTATAAGATTCGCCTAGCCTATGCCATGAGTATTCATAAGTCTCAGGGAAGTGAGTTCCCTGTTGTCATCCTGCCTATCACTAGTGCTAGTAGGCGTATGCTGGAGCGCAATCTCATCTATACAGCCATTACACGCGCCAAAAGCAAGCTTATCTTACTAGGCGAATTACAGGCCTTCGACTATGCTACCCAGCACATCGGAACTGCCCGAAAAACCTATCTGATTGAACGTTTCAGTGATCTACTAGAGAATGTTGAAGAAAAGCAACCAGCTGTCTCTGAAACAGCCACATCAAGCACTTCTGAACAATCCTACATCCTGACCGAAGAAAACTGGGACAGCATCCCAGCAATGATTGGGATTACAGACGCAGACCTCAAAGAGATTTTTGGAAAATAG
- a CDS encoding response regulator transcription factor: MKILLVDDHEMVRLGLKSYFDLQDDVEVVGEAANGSQGIDLALELRPDVIVMDIVMPEMNGIDATLAILKEWPEAKILIVTSYLDNEKIMPVLNAGARGYMLKTSSADELLHAVRKVATGELAIEQEVSKKVEYHRNHIELHEDLTARERDVLQLIAKGYENQRIADELFISLKTVKTHVSNILAKLEVSDRTQAAVYAFQHHLVGHEDF; this comes from the coding sequence ATGAAAATTTTACTAGTAGATGACCATGAAATGGTCCGATTGGGCTTGAAAAGCTACTTTGACCTCCAAGATGATGTAGAAGTTGTAGGTGAGGCTGCCAACGGATCTCAAGGCATTGACTTGGCCTTGGAACTGCGTCCAGATGTCATTGTCATGGATATCGTCATGCCTGAGATGAATGGAATTGACGCGACCTTGGCCATCCTCAAAGAATGGCCTGAAGCCAAGATTTTGATTGTGACCTCTTACTTAGACAATGAAAAAATCATGCCTGTCTTAAATGCTGGTGCTAGGGGCTATATGCTCAAGACTTCAAGTGCGGATGAATTGCTGCACGCTGTTCGTAAGGTAGCTACTGGGGAGCTGGCCATTGAGCAAGAGGTCAGTAAGAAGGTCGAATACCACCGCAATCATATAGAACTACATGAGGACTTAACTGCGCGTGAGCGAGATGTGCTTCAACTCATCGCCAAGGGCTACGAAAATCAGCGCATCGCAGACGAACTGTTTATCTCTCTCAAGACGGTCAAGACCCATGTGTCCAATATCCTAGCCAAACTTGAAGTCAGCGATCGTACCCAGGCGGCTGTCTATGCCTTTCAGCACCACTTGGTGGGTCATGAAGACTTTTAA
- a CDS encoding phosphomevalonate kinase produces the protein MIAVKTCGKLYWAGEYAILEPGQLALIKAIPIYMKGEIAFSERYRIYSDMFDFAVDLTPNPDYSLIQETIALMNDFLADRGQTLRPFSLEILGKMEREGKKFGLGSSGSVVVLVVKALLALYNLSVDQNLLFKLASAVLLKRGDNGSMGDIACIVAEELVLYQSFDRQKVAAWLEEENLATVLERDWGFLISQVKPTLECDFLVGWTKEVAVSSHMVQQIKQNINQNFLSSSKETVATLVEALEQGESEKIIEQVEVASKLLESLSADIYTPSLRQLKEVSQDLQVVAKSSGAGGGDCGIALSFDEQSTETLKNRWADLGIELLYQERIGHDDKSQG, from the coding sequence ATGATTGCTGTTAAAACTTGCGGAAAACTCTATTGGGCAGGTGAATATGCTATTTTAGAGCCAGGGCAGTTGGCCTTGATAAAGGCCATTCCCATCTATATGAAGGGCGAGATTGCTTTTTCTGAGAGATACCGTATCTACTCGGATATGTTTGATTTCGCAGTAGATTTGACGCCAAATCCTGACTATAGCTTGATTCAAGAAACGATTGCTTTGATGAATGACTTCCTCGCTGATCGTGGGCAGACCTTGCGACCATTTTCTTTGGAGATTCTAGGAAAAATGGAAAGAGAAGGGAAAAAGTTTGGCTTGGGTTCTAGCGGTAGCGTCGTTGTCTTGGTTGTCAAGGCTTTGCTGGCTCTGTATAATCTTTCGGTTGATCAGAATCTCTTGTTCAAGCTGGCCAGTGCGGTCTTGCTCAAGCGAGGAGACAATGGTTCTATGGGAGACATTGCCTGTATTGTGGCAGAGGAATTGGTTCTTTACCAGTCATTTGATCGCCAGAAGGTGGCTGCTTGGTTGGAAGAAGAAAATTTGGCGACAGTTTTAGAGCGTGATTGGGGCTTTTTAATTTCGCAAGTGAAACCAACTTTAGAATGTGATTTCCTAGTGGGATGGACCAAGGAAGTGGCTGTATCGAGTCACATGGTCCAGCAAATCAAGCAAAATATCAATCAGAATTTTTTAAGTTCCTCAAAAGAAACAGTGGCTACTTTGGTAGAAGCCTTGGAGCAGGGAGAATCAGAAAAAATTATCGAGCAAGTAGAAGTAGCCAGTAAGCTCTTAGAAAGCTTGAGCGCAGATATTTACACGCCTTCGCTTAGACAGTTGAAAGAAGTCAGTCAAGATTTGCAGGTTGTTGCCAAGAGTAGCGGCGCTGGTGGTGGTGATTGTGGTATTGCCTTGAGTTTTGATGAGCAATCAACTGAAACTCTAAAAAACCGTTGGGCCGATCTGGGGATTGAGCTCTTATATCAAGAAAGGATAGGACATGACGACAAATCGCAAGGATGA
- the fni gene encoding type 2 isopentenyl-diphosphate Delta-isomerase produces MTTNRKDEHIRYALEQKSSYNSFDEVELIHSSLPLYDLDEINLSTEFAGRKWDFPFYINAMTGGSDKGREINQKLAQVAEACGILFVTGSYSAALKDPADDSFSVKSSHPNLLLGTNIGLDKPVKLGLQTVEEMNPLLLQVHVNVMQELLMPEGERTFRNWQSHLADYSKQIPVPIVLKEVGFGMDAKTIERAYELGVRTVDLSGRGGTSFAYIENRRSGQRDYLNQWGQSTMQALLNAQEWKDKVELLVSGGVRNPLDMIKCLVFGAKAVGLSRTVLELVETYTVEEVIGIVQGWKDDLRLIMCALNCATIADLQSVDYILYGKLKEAKDQMKKA; encoded by the coding sequence ATGACGACAAATCGCAAGGATGAGCATATCCGCTATGCCCTTGAGCAGAAAAGTTCCTATAATAGCTTTGATGAGGTGGAGTTGATTCATTCTTCCTTGCCTCTTTACGATCTGGATGAAATCAATCTGTCGACAGAGTTTGCTGGTCGAAAGTGGGACTTTCCTTTTTATATCAATGCCATGACGGGTGGGAGTGATAAGGGAAGAGAAATCAATCAAAAGCTGGCTCAGGTGGCGGAAGCCTGTGGGATTTTATTTGTGACGGGTTCTTATAGCGCAGCCCTCAAAGATCCAGCAGATGACTCTTTTTCTGTCAAGTCTAGCCATCCAAATCTCCTTCTTGGAACCAATATTGGATTGGACAAGCCTGTCAAGTTAGGTCTTCAGACTGTAGAAGAAATGAATCCTCTTCTCCTACAAGTGCATGTCAATGTCATGCAGGAATTGCTCATGCCTGAGGGAGAAAGAACGTTTCGAAACTGGCAATCGCATCTGGCAGACTATAGCAAGCAAATCCCTGTTCCGATTGTCCTCAAGGAAGTGGGCTTTGGAATGGATGCCAAGACCATCGAGAGAGCCTATGAACTGGGTGTTCGTACAGTGGACCTATCGGGTCGTGGCGGTACCAGCTTTGCTTATATCGAAAACCGTCGCAGTGGTCAACGTGATTACCTCAATCAATGGGGGCAGTCCACCATGCAGGCCCTTCTCAATGCCCAAGAATGGAAAGATAAGGTTGAACTCTTGGTCAGTGGAGGCGTTCGCAATCCGCTGGATATGATTAAGTGTTTGGTTTTTGGAGCCAAGGCTGTAGGACTGTCTCGAACAGTTCTAGAATTGGTTGAAACCTATACAGTTGAAGAAGTGATTGGCATTGTCCAAGGTTGGAAAGACGATCTGCGTTTAATTATGTGTGCCCTTAATTGTGCCACCATAGCAGATTTGCAAAGCGTAGATTACATTCTTTATGGAAAATTAAAAGAAGCAAAGGATCAGATGAAAAAGGCGTAA
- the liaF gene encoding cell wall-active antibiotics response protein LiaF, which produces MRKFKIFLFIEACLLTGALILMVSEHFSRFLLILFLFLLLIRYYTGKEGNNLLLVVATILFFFIVMLNPFVILAIFVAVIYSLFLLYPMMNQEKEQTNLVFEEVVTVKKEKNRWFGNLHHFSSYQTCKFDDINLFRLMGKDTIHLERVILTNHDNVIILRKMLGTTKIIVPVDVEVSLSVNCLYGDLTFFNQPKRALRNEHYHQETRDYLKSNKSVKIFLTTMIGDVEVVRG; this is translated from the coding sequence ATGAGAAAATTTAAAATCTTTTTATTTATCGAAGCCTGTCTGTTGACGGGAGCTCTGATTTTGATGGTTTCAGAGCATTTTTCGCGTTTTCTGCTGATTTTATTCCTCTTTTTGCTTTTGATTCGCTATTACACTGGTAAAGAGGGCAATAATCTTCTCTTAGTAGTGGCAACCATTCTCTTCTTTTTCATCGTCATGCTCAATCCTTTTGTGATTTTAGCTATTTTTGTTGCGGTCATATACAGCCTCTTTCTTCTTTATCCGATGATGAACCAGGAAAAAGAGCAAACCAATTTGGTTTTTGAAGAGGTGGTAACGGTTAAGAAGGAGAAAAATCGTTGGTTTGGAAATCTCCATCATTTTTCAAGCTACCAGACTTGCAAGTTTGATGATATCAATCTCTTTCGTCTCATGGGCAAGGATACCATTCATCTGGAGAGGGTCATCCTAACCAATCATGACAATGTCATTATCCTCAGAAAGATGTTAGGAACGACTAAAATCATTGTACCTGTTGATGTGGAAGTCAGTCTCAGCGTTAATTGTCTCTATGGTGATTTGACTTTTTTCAACCAGCCCAAGCGAGCCCTCCGCAATGAACACTATCATCAAGAAACAAGAGACTATCTCAAGAGTAACAAGAGTGTCAAGATTTTCTTGACCACTATGATTGGGGATGTGGAGGTGGTCAGAGGATGA
- the tig gene encoding trigger factor: protein MSVSFENKETNRGVLTFTISQDQIKPELDRVFNSVKKSLNVPGFRKGHLPRPIFDKKFGEESLYQDVMNALLPNAYEAAVKEAGLEVVAQPKIDVTSMEKGQDWVITAEVVTKPEVKLGDYKNLEVSVDLEKEVTDADVEERIERERNNLAELVIKEAAAENGDTVVIDFVGSIDGVEFDGGKGENFSLGLGSGQFIPGFEDQLVGHSAGETVDVIVTFPEDYQAEDLAGKEAKFVTTIHEVKAKEVPALDDELAKDIDEEVETLAELKEKYRNELAAAKEEAYKDAVEGAAIDKAVENAEIVELPEEMIHEEVHRSVNEFLGNLQRQGINPDMYFQITGTTQEDLHNQYQAEAESRTKTNLVIEAVAKAEGFDASEEEIQKEVEQLAADYNMEVAQVQSLLSADMLKHDITIKKAVELITSTATVK from the coding sequence ATGTCTGTATCATTTGAAAACAAAGAAACAAACCGTGGTGTCTTGACTTTCACTATCTCTCAAGACCAAATCAAACCAGAATTGGACCGTGTCTTCAACTCAGTGAAGAAATCTCTTAATGTCCCAGGTTTCCGTAAAGGTCACCTTCCACGTCCTATCTTCGACAAAAAATTTGGTGAAGAGTCACTTTACCAAGACGTTATGAACGCTCTTTTGCCAAACGCTTATGAAGCAGCTGTAAAAGAAGCTGGTCTTGAAGTGGTTGCTCAACCAAAAATTGACGTAACTTCAATGGAAAAAGGTCAAGACTGGGTTATCACTGCTGAAGTCGTTACAAAACCTGAAGTAAAATTGGGTGACTACAAAAACCTTGAAGTATCAGTTGATCTAGAAAAAGAAGTAACTGACGCTGACGTTGAAGAGCGTATCGAACGCGAACGCAATAACTTGGCTGAATTGGTTATCAAAGAAGCTGCTGCTGAAAACGGTGACACTGTTGTCATCGACTTCGTTGGTTCTATCGACGGTGTTGAATTTGATGGTGGAAAAGGTGAAAACTTCTCACTTGGACTTGGTTCAGGTCAATTCATCCCTGGCTTTGAAGACCAATTGGTAGGTCACTCAGCTGGCGAAACTGTTGATGTTATCGTAACATTCCCAGAAGACTATCAAGCAGAAGACCTTGCAGGTAAAGAAGCTAAATTCGTGACAACTATCCACGAAGTTAAAGCTAAAGAAGTTCCAGCTCTTGATGATGAACTTGCAAAAGACATCGACGAAGAAGTTGAAACACTTGCTGAATTGAAAGAAAAATACCGCAACGAATTGGCTGCTGCTAAAGAAGAAGCTTACAAAGATGCAGTAGAAGGTGCAGCAATTGATAAAGCTGTAGAAAACGCTGAAATCGTAGAACTTCCAGAAGAAATGATCCACGAAGAAGTTCACCGCTCAGTAAACGAATTCCTTGGAAACTTGCAACGTCAAGGTATCAACCCTGACATGTACTTCCAAATCACTGGAACTACTCAAGAAGACCTTCACAATCAATACCAAGCAGAAGCTGAGTCACGTACTAAGACTAACCTTGTTATAGAAGCAGTTGCCAAAGCTGAAGGGTTTGACGCTTCAGAAGAAGAAATCCAAAAAGAAGTTGAGCAATTGGCAGCAGACTACAACATGGAAGTTGCACAAGTACAAAGCTTGCTTTCAGCTGATATGTTGAAACACGATATCACAATCAAAAAAGCTGTTGAATTGATCACAAGCACAGCAACAGTAAAATAA
- a CDS encoding CvpA family protein, whose product MISLLLLLVLAWGFYIGYRRGLLLQIYYLISAMASAFMAGQFYKGLGEQFHLLLPYANPQEGQGTFFFPSDQLFQLDKVFYAGIGYLLVFGIVYSIGRLLGLLLHLLPSKKLGGKLFQVSAGVLSMLVTLFVLQMALTILATIPMAAIQNPLEKSIVAKHIIQSIPVTTSWLKQIWVTNLIG is encoded by the coding sequence ATGATTTCACTCCTTCTTCTATTGGTCTTGGCTTGGGGATTTTATATCGGCTATCGGAGAGGCCTGCTCTTACAGATTTATTACCTGATTTCAGCTATGGCATCGGCTTTTATGGCTGGCCAGTTTTATAAGGGACTTGGAGAGCAGTTCCATTTATTACTTCCTTATGCAAATCCGCAGGAAGGTCAGGGAACTTTCTTTTTCCCATCGGATCAACTCTTTCAGCTGGATAAGGTCTTTTACGCAGGGATCGGTTACTTGCTTGTATTTGGGATTGTCTATAGTATCGGTCGTTTGCTTGGTCTCCTCTTACACTTACTTCCTAGTAAAAAACTGGGTGGTAAGTTGTTCCAAGTTTCAGCAGGTGTCTTGTCCATGTTGGTGACCTTATTTGTCTTGCAAATGGCCTTGACAATCTTGGCGACCATCCCCATGGCAGCTATACAAAATCCTCTTGAAAAGAGTATCGTCGCAAAACACATCATCCAGAGCATACCGGTAACAACCAGTTGGCTCAAACAAATCTGGGTGACAAATTTAATCGGATAA
- the rnhC gene encoding ribonuclease HIII encodes MASITLTPTEKEIQAFLEHYQTSLAPSKNPYIRYFLRLPQATVSIYTSGKVLLQGEGAEKYARFFGYQVLEENSGQNLPLIGTDEVGNGSYFGGLAVVASFVTPDQHAFLRKLGVGDSKTLTDQKIRQIAPILKEKIQHQALLLSPSKYNEVIGDRYNAVSVKVALHNQAIYLLLQKGVQPEKIVIDAFTSAKNYDKYLAQEANRFSNPISLEEKAEGKYLAVAVSSIIARDLFLENLENLGRELGYQLPSGAGTASDKVASQILQAYGMKGLNFCAKLHFKNTEKAKKRLER; translated from the coding sequence ATGGCAAGTATAACACTCACACCAACTGAAAAGGAGATTCAGGCTTTTCTTGAACACTATCAAACCAGTCTGGCTCCCAGCAAGAATCCCTATATCCGCTACTTTTTGCGACTACCTCAAGCAACGGTTTCTATCTATACTTCTGGAAAGGTCTTGCTTCAGGGTGAAGGAGCTGAGAAGTACGCTCGTTTCTTTGGCTATCAAGTTCTAGAGGAAAACAGCGGACAAAATCTTCCTTTGATTGGGACGGATGAGGTTGGAAATGGTTCCTACTTTGGTGGGCTTGCAGTTGTGGCTTCCTTTGTCACACCTGACCAGCATGCCTTCTTGCGAAAACTCGGTGTGGGAGATTCTAAAACTCTGACCGACCAAAAGATTCGTCAGATTGCTCCTATTCTCAAAGAAAAAATCCAGCACCAGGCACTGCTTCTCTCACCAAGCAAATACAACGAGGTCATCGGAGACCGCTACAATGCTGTTTCGGTTAAGGTTGCCCTCCATAATCAGGCTATCTATCTCCTCCTTCAAAAAGGCGTTCAGCCTGAGAAAATTGTGATTGATGCCTTTACCAGTGCTAAAAATTATGATAAGTACTTGGCACAAGAGGCCAATCGTTTCAGCAATCCTATCAGCTTAGAAGAAAAGGCTGAGGGCAAATACTTGGCTGTCGCAGTTTCTTCTATCATTGCGCGTGATCTCTTTCTGGAAAATCTTGAAAATTTAGGACGAGAACTGGGTTATCAACTTCCAAGTGGAGCTGGAACGGCTTCTGATAAGGTGGCTAGCCAGATTTTACAAGCCTATGGCATGAAGGGACTCAATTTCTGCGCCAAACTGCACTTTAAAAATACTGAAAAAGCGAAAAAACGCTTAGAAAGGTAA
- the zapA gene encoding cell division protein ZapA → MANLNRFKFTFGKKSLTLTSEHDNLFMEEIAKVATEKYQAIKEQMPSADDETIALLLAVNCLSTQLSREIEFDDKEQELEELRHKLVTCKQEQSKIEDSL, encoded by the coding sequence ATGGCAAATCTAAATCGATTCAAATTTACATTCGGAAAAAAATCATTAACCTTGACAAGCGAGCATGATAATCTCTTTATGGAGGAAATCGCCAAGGTTGCGACAGAAAAATACCAAGCAATTAAAGAACAAATGCCTAGCGCAGATGATGAAACAATCGCTCTTTTGTTGGCAGTCAACTGTTTATCAACTCAGCTCAGCCGTGAGATTGAATTTGACGATAAGGAACAAGAGCTAGAAGAACTCCGTCACAAGCTTGTGACTTGCAAGCAAGAACAGAGCAAGATTGAGGATTCCTTATGA